A single region of the Corallococcus caeni genome encodes:
- a CDS encoding potassium transporter Kup, with protein sequence MGAPGAVGNQRSVQASVAAGPGSAKAGAVNAPSESPAAPTDGPDSPKRIAMLALSALGIVFGDIGTSPLYALRECFTGPHGITPTPANVMGVLSLIFWSLIIVVSVKYLLFVMRADNRGEGGILALMALAMQRPRGQAHRARPVLITLGIFGAALLYGDGLITPAISVLSAVEGLSVATPVFEPYIIPISLIILGLLFLVQRKGTGGIGAVFGPFMALWFVVIAVLGVKELLHNPAVLWSLSPVHGVHFFIDNGGHGFLVLGAVFLVVTGGEALYADMGHFGAGPIKRAWFALVLPSLVLNYLGQGALLLRHAEAARNPFFLLAPDWARYPLVALATGAAVIASQALISGSFSITRQAMQLGYSPRMEVVHTSAEEMGQIYLPGLNGVLLVGVVALVLGFGSSSRLAAAYGIAVTTTMAITTVLAYVVARERWNVGRAVALPIAGVFLLVDLSFFGANAVKISDGGWFPLLLAVCIFTLMTTWKRGRDILAAKLRAASLGLKDLLGSFGDHPPVRVPGTAIFMTGNPEGTPPALLHNLKHNKILHEQVVLLTIIPEEIPHIVAGERVEVEPLEQGFVRVIARYGFMENPSIPDVLKRCREKGLQFQLMGTSFFLGRETLIPTKKPGMAVWREALFSWMSRNARSATAYFRIPPNRVVELGSQVEL encoded by the coding sequence ATGGGAGCACCTGGAGCGGTTGGAAACCAAAGGAGTGTCCAGGCTTCGGTTGCGGCGGGCCCGGGTTCGGCTAAAGCGGGGGCCGTGAACGCACCCTCGGAATCACCGGCCGCCCCCACGGACGGGCCGGACTCTCCCAAACGCATCGCGATGCTGGCCCTGAGCGCGCTGGGCATCGTCTTCGGAGACATCGGCACCAGCCCGCTGTACGCCCTGCGCGAGTGCTTCACCGGCCCGCACGGCATCACCCCGACGCCGGCGAACGTGATGGGCGTGCTGTCGCTCATCTTCTGGTCGCTCATCATCGTCGTGTCGGTGAAGTACCTCCTCTTCGTGATGCGGGCGGACAACCGGGGCGAGGGCGGCATCCTCGCGCTCATGGCGCTGGCCATGCAGCGCCCCCGGGGCCAGGCGCACCGCGCCCGGCCCGTGCTCATCACCCTGGGCATCTTCGGCGCGGCGCTGCTCTACGGCGACGGCCTCATCACCCCGGCCATCTCCGTGCTGAGCGCGGTGGAGGGCCTGAGCGTAGCCACGCCCGTCTTCGAGCCGTACATCATCCCCATCTCGCTCATCATCCTGGGGCTGCTGTTCCTCGTGCAGAGGAAGGGCACCGGCGGCATCGGCGCGGTGTTCGGCCCCTTCATGGCCCTGTGGTTCGTGGTCATCGCGGTGCTGGGGGTGAAGGAGCTCCTGCACAACCCCGCGGTGCTCTGGTCGCTGTCGCCCGTGCACGGCGTGCACTTCTTCATCGACAACGGGGGGCACGGCTTCCTGGTGCTGGGCGCCGTGTTCCTGGTGGTGACGGGCGGCGAGGCGCTCTACGCGGACATGGGCCACTTCGGCGCGGGCCCCATCAAGCGCGCGTGGTTCGCGCTGGTGCTGCCCTCGCTGGTGCTCAACTACCTGGGGCAGGGCGCGCTGCTCCTGCGCCACGCGGAGGCCGCCCGCAACCCCTTCTTCCTCCTGGCCCCCGACTGGGCCCGCTACCCGCTGGTGGCCCTGGCCACGGGCGCCGCCGTCATCGCGTCGCAGGCCCTCATCTCCGGCTCCTTCTCCATCACCCGCCAGGCCATGCAGCTGGGCTACAGCCCGCGCATGGAGGTGGTGCACACGTCCGCGGAGGAGATGGGGCAGATCTACCTGCCCGGCCTCAACGGGGTGCTGCTGGTGGGCGTGGTGGCGCTGGTGCTGGGCTTCGGCTCCTCCAGCCGGCTGGCGGCGGCGTACGGCATCGCCGTGACGACGACCATGGCCATCACCACGGTGCTCGCCTATGTGGTGGCCCGCGAGCGCTGGAACGTCGGCCGCGCCGTGGCCCTGCCCATCGCGGGGGTGTTCCTGCTGGTGGACCTGTCCTTCTTCGGCGCCAACGCGGTGAAGATTTCCGACGGCGGCTGGTTCCCGCTGCTGCTCGCCGTCTGCATCTTCACGCTGATGACCACTTGGAAGCGCGGCCGCGACATCCTCGCGGCCAAGCTGCGCGCGGCCAGCCTGGGCCTCAAGGACCTGCTGGGCAGCTTCGGGGACCACCCGCCGGTGCGCGTGCCCGGCACCGCCATCTTCATGACGGGCAACCCGGAGGGCACCCCGCCCGCGCTCCTGCACAACCTCAAGCACAACAAGATCCTCCACGAGCAGGTGGTGCTGCTCACCATCATCCCGGAGGAGATTCCCCACATCGTGGCCGGCGAGCGCGTGGAGGTGGAGCCCCTGGAGCAGGGCTTCGTGCGCGTCATCGCCCGCTACGGCTTCATGGAGAACCCCAGCATCCCGGACGTCCTCAAGCGCTGCCGGGAGAAGGGGCTCCAGTTCCAGCTCATGGGCACCAGCTTCTTCCTGGGCCGCGAGACCCTCATCCCCACCAAGAAGCCCGGCATGGCCGTCTGGCGCGAGGCCCTCTTCTCCTGGATGAGCCGCAACGCCCGCAGCGCCACCGCCTACTTCCGGATTCCCCCCAACCGCGTGGTGGAGCTGGGCAGCCAGGTGGAGCTGTAG
- a CDS encoding metallophosphoesterase, whose amino-acid sequence MRLFGIGDTHLPSTRQKDMHRFGWTDHPLPLQRAWDERVRPEDAVIVAGDISWATRAHEVMEDLAWLDARPGRKVLVRGNHDYWWGDSASKLRKLLEPFRTLEGFLHNNAVVLGPWVIAGTRLWTAPEAPPMPGGEMGDEQGDSGYVERETRRLATSLEDALKKEAAHPTPLTRIVAVHFPPVYANERATAFSAPIEAFAPKVCVYGHLHSSGIPAGFTGDRAGVRYVLASCDAAGFAPVLLDER is encoded by the coding sequence ATGCGGCTCTTCGGCATTGGCGACACGCACCTGCCCTCCACCCGGCAGAAGGACATGCACCGCTTCGGCTGGACGGACCACCCGCTGCCCCTGCAGCGCGCGTGGGATGAGAGGGTGCGGCCGGAGGACGCGGTCATCGTCGCGGGCGACATCTCCTGGGCCACCCGCGCCCACGAGGTGATGGAGGACCTGGCGTGGCTGGACGCGCGGCCGGGGCGCAAGGTGCTGGTGCGCGGCAACCACGACTACTGGTGGGGCGACTCCGCGTCCAAGCTGCGCAAGCTGCTGGAGCCCTTCCGCACGCTGGAGGGCTTCCTGCACAACAACGCGGTGGTGCTGGGGCCGTGGGTCATCGCGGGCACGCGGCTGTGGACGGCGCCGGAAGCGCCGCCCATGCCCGGCGGGGAGATGGGCGACGAGCAGGGGGACTCCGGCTACGTGGAGCGGGAGACGCGCCGGCTGGCCACGTCGCTGGAGGACGCGCTCAAGAAGGAGGCCGCGCACCCCACGCCGCTCACCCGCATCGTGGCGGTGCACTTCCCGCCCGTGTACGCGAACGAGCGGGCCACCGCCTTCAGCGCCCCCATCGAAGCGTTCGCGCCCAAGGTCTGCGTGTACGGCCACCTGCACTCGAGCGGCATCCCCGCGGGCTTCACCGGTGACCGGGCGGGCGTGCGCTACGTGCTCGCGTCATGCGACGCGGCCGGCTTCGCGCCGGTGCTGCTGGACGAGCGCTGA
- a CDS encoding Fic family protein: protein METTVAGERVRSFVPPPLPPAPSIDVLGLLDRLSRAERALGRLDGITVLLPSQELFLYMYVRKEAVLSSQIEGTQSTLADLLQFELGAQEGQPIDDVREVSNYVDAMMYGLERLKELPLSLRLIREMHARLLQSGRGGTMDPGEFRRSQNWIGGTRPGNALYVPPPVTELDGCLSAFENFMHEEQSRLPALIKAGLLHVQFESIHPFLDGNGRIGRLLVTLYLCVHGVLRKPLLYLSLYLKTHRADYYRLIQEVRERGAWEAWLEFFLEGVAETANQAFEAATRISERFKQDRELINLKSERTSSALRVHELLQAHPYLTSNQLVVRTGLTAPTVNAALADLEHLGIVQEVTGRKRGRVFAYRGYLAILNEGTTPLHGGRG, encoded by the coding sequence GTGGAGACCACCGTCGCCGGGGAGCGCGTGCGGTCTTTCGTGCCGCCGCCCTTACCGCCGGCCCCATCCATCGACGTTCTGGGACTTCTGGACCGACTCAGCCGTGCCGAGCGGGCGCTGGGCCGCCTTGATGGCATCACGGTGCTCCTGCCGAGCCAGGAGCTGTTCCTCTACATGTACGTGCGCAAGGAGGCGGTGCTCTCCTCGCAAATCGAGGGGACACAGTCGACGCTCGCCGACCTGCTCCAGTTCGAACTCGGCGCCCAGGAGGGACAGCCCATCGACGACGTCCGCGAAGTCTCGAACTACGTCGACGCGATGATGTACGGGCTCGAGCGGCTCAAGGAACTGCCACTCTCACTCCGGCTCATCCGCGAAATGCATGCGCGGCTGCTGCAAAGCGGACGCGGTGGCACGATGGATCCAGGTGAGTTCCGTCGTTCGCAGAACTGGATCGGAGGGACGCGGCCTGGAAATGCGCTGTACGTTCCGCCTCCGGTGACGGAGCTCGACGGTTGTCTCAGTGCCTTCGAGAACTTCATGCACGAGGAGCAGTCCCGGCTGCCAGCCCTCATCAAGGCGGGGCTCCTGCACGTGCAGTTCGAAAGCATCCATCCCTTCCTCGACGGCAATGGCCGCATCGGACGCCTCCTCGTGACGCTCTATCTGTGCGTCCACGGCGTGCTCCGTAAGCCGTTGCTCTACTTGAGCCTCTACCTGAAGACGCACCGGGCGGATTACTACCGGCTGATCCAGGAGGTCCGCGAGCGGGGCGCGTGGGAAGCCTGGCTCGAGTTCTTTCTTGAGGGCGTCGCGGAGACCGCGAATCAGGCCTTCGAAGCGGCAACCCGGATCTCCGAGCGCTTCAAGCAGGACCGCGAGCTCATCAACCTCAAAAGCGAGCGCACCAGCTCAGCACTCCGTGTGCACGAGCTCTTGCAGGCTCACCCCTACCTGACCTCGAACCAACTCGTCGTTCGGACCGGACTGACCGCCCCCACCGTGAACGCGGCGCTCGCGGACCTGGAGCATCTGGGCATCGTGCAGGAGGTCACAGGACGCAAGCGAGGCCGCGTCTTCGCGTATCGCGGCTACCTCGCCATCCTGAACGAGGGGACGACGCCGTTGCATGGAGGCAGGGGCTAG
- a CDS encoding DUF2378 family protein, whose protein sequence is MPSDKAELAARIASLQPGDSIRGLIFKSVFGLVQQHAGATGMETLRVGELNHDYAELRSYPAREFLTLLYNAADLLEGALGPTDAVFHACGEVSITRYSTGPGMLVFGIISRGDPQKLFAGAQMAYSAAVSYGNREYLTTGPKSGTLRMRRDMMPPAYHVGILTGSLKVLGLTGKATAKPQGIDRVDYDIEWA, encoded by the coding sequence ATGCCGTCGGACAAGGCCGAACTCGCCGCCCGGATCGCCAGCCTCCAGCCGGGGGATTCCATCCGCGGCCTCATCTTCAAGTCCGTCTTCGGCCTGGTGCAGCAGCACGCGGGCGCGACCGGGATGGAGACGCTGCGCGTGGGGGAGCTGAACCACGACTACGCGGAGCTGCGCTCGTACCCGGCCCGGGAGTTCCTCACGCTGCTGTACAACGCGGCGGACCTGCTGGAGGGCGCGCTCGGCCCGACGGACGCGGTGTTCCACGCGTGCGGCGAGGTGAGCATCACCCGCTACTCCACGGGGCCCGGGATGCTGGTGTTCGGCATCATCTCCCGGGGGGATCCGCAGAAGCTCTTCGCGGGCGCGCAGATGGCGTACAGCGCGGCGGTGTCCTACGGCAACCGCGAGTACCTCACCACGGGGCCCAAGTCCGGCACCCTGCGCATGCGCCGGGACATGATGCCGCCCGCGTACCACGTGGGCATCCTCACCGGTTCGCTCAAGGTGCTGGGACTGACGGGCAAGGCCACCGCGAAGCCGCAGGGCATCGACCGGGTGGACTACGACATCGAGTGGGCCTGA
- a CDS encoding TolB family protein, whose translation MLGAMGCQGRCGGAATVPAPGALSEAERRALPGTIVFLSERAGQKDVWRVTPAGEETQVTSAPEDEYPGPPSPDGRTLLVIASGEASGRVFQQLRVQPLAGGPSVALHPPRPRARNASWAPDGTWLAVESDAQGFSDVVRVRPTANAVDTPLTHVKAGCFEPAVSPDGTEVACVCSGEGDPEVYVFRADGTGEPRRITTFYMEDRTPQWSPDGKWLAFVSNRERKERVYLVRPDGADLRALSGEGFAGDEREAVFSPDGKRVAYVARLEDGKSRIWVADVAGGAPVALTDGQHRDDMPAWSPDGKALVFVSERDGDTDLYLMRPDGTGQTRLTTAKGADWLPRWFTPR comes from the coding sequence TTGCTGGGCGCCATGGGCTGTCAGGGCCGCTGCGGCGGCGCTGCCACGGTCCCGGCGCCCGGCGCCCTGTCGGAGGCGGAGCGGCGGGCCCTGCCGGGCACCATCGTCTTTCTCTCCGAAAGGGCGGGGCAAAAGGACGTCTGGCGGGTGACGCCCGCCGGAGAGGAGACGCAGGTCACCTCCGCGCCGGAGGACGAGTACCCCGGCCCGCCGTCGCCCGACGGCCGCACGCTGCTGGTGATTGCGTCGGGTGAGGCGAGCGGGCGCGTCTTCCAGCAGCTGCGGGTCCAGCCGCTCGCCGGGGGGCCTTCCGTGGCGCTGCATCCGCCCCGGCCCCGCGCGCGCAACGCGAGCTGGGCGCCGGACGGCACGTGGCTGGCGGTGGAGTCCGACGCGCAGGGCTTCAGCGACGTGGTGCGCGTGCGGCCCACGGCGAACGCGGTGGACACGCCATTGACGCACGTGAAGGCGGGCTGCTTCGAGCCCGCGGTGTCACCGGACGGCACGGAGGTGGCGTGCGTGTGCAGTGGTGAGGGGGACCCGGAAGTCTACGTCTTCCGCGCGGACGGCACGGGCGAGCCCCGCCGCATCACCACGTTCTACATGGAGGACCGGACGCCGCAGTGGAGTCCGGACGGGAAGTGGCTCGCGTTCGTGAGCAACCGCGAGCGCAAGGAGCGCGTGTACCTGGTGCGGCCGGACGGCGCGGACCTGCGGGCCCTGTCCGGCGAGGGCTTCGCGGGCGACGAGCGCGAGGCGGTCTTCAGCCCGGACGGCAAGCGCGTGGCGTACGTGGCCCGGCTCGAGGACGGCAAGAGCCGCATCTGGGTGGCGGACGTGGCGGGCGGCGCGCCGGTGGCGCTGACGGACGGCCAGCACCGCGACGACATGCCGGCGTGGAGCCCGGACGGCAAGGCGCTGGTGTTCGTCTCCGAGCGCGACGGCGACACCGACCTGTACCTCATGCGCCCGGATGGCACGGGCCAGACGCGGCTCACCACGGCGAAGGGCGCGGACTGGCTGCCGCGCTGGTTCACGCCGCGCTAG
- a CDS encoding sensor histidine kinase: MTMVATRLGEARQYGARLPEIEERLALLAEASRLLADASLEPPAVMERLCGLVVPILGSACALRLLSEDGLWLRTVASAAAVPEARVRLQALFSQRMRADEGVAAEVLDTGEAQGVEAVLVLPLRARGRALGTLTVWREAPEPASFESGEQLLLQELADRAALALDVARAYASERQARQAAEVAAGRLARLQHVTAELSEALTASRVAEVVLEQGLAVADAKAGALWGVEPDATSATLLRCAGCTPDAAERLKRLPLEGDSPVARVLRESRPVWLMAEDALSGSERPAPSSACLPLVADGRALGALVFTFGLPHGFDDDERAFLQLVAHHAAQALARARLLEREQRARAALREAHGTLEAIIQASPMAIMLLDPDGTVRLWNPAAERMLGWTAEEVMGKVLPAVPPEHWEAFRHGLERATRGTVLDGAPLAARRRDGGAVQVAMWTGRVHPASGPPQCLSVMVDVTERQRGEAAQRFLAEAGGVLAGSLEEEETLERVAHLAVPQYAEACGVFLEDESGGVRCVATAGGGDGEVPPPGLAVVARVIQSGRPETRSGLSERDPTSARAGGTCAYLCVPLRVRGHTLGALTFVTSKRAYDAQDLALAQELARRAALALDNASLYRDARQAIRLREEFLSIASHELKTPISALQLQVQSLLAGLARSGASFDLERLKRGLERVDRQVKRQTLLVNDLLDVSRLSAGKLELVLQPMELGALVREVAERFEPEYARSGTPLELALAPEVRGQWDRLRLDQVFTNLFSNALKYGRGNPVHVSLDVEGDRTRLRVRDGGIGIAKEHLPRLFHRFERAVSERNYGGFGLGLWIARQIVEAMGGHIEVESVLGEGSTFTVELPRG; this comes from the coding sequence ATGACGATGGTCGCAACCAGGCTGGGGGAGGCGCGGCAGTACGGAGCGCGGCTTCCGGAGATCGAAGAGCGGCTGGCGCTGCTGGCGGAGGCGTCGCGGCTGCTGGCGGACGCGTCGTTGGAGCCCCCGGCGGTGATGGAGCGGCTGTGCGGGCTGGTGGTGCCGATCCTGGGCTCCGCGTGCGCGCTGCGGCTCTTGTCGGAGGACGGGCTGTGGCTGCGCACGGTGGCGTCGGCGGCGGCGGTGCCGGAGGCGCGGGTGCGGCTGCAGGCGCTGTTCTCCCAGCGGATGCGCGCGGATGAAGGCGTGGCGGCGGAGGTGCTGGACACGGGCGAGGCGCAGGGGGTGGAGGCGGTGCTGGTGCTGCCGCTACGGGCGCGGGGACGGGCGCTGGGCACCCTGACGGTGTGGCGGGAGGCGCCGGAGCCCGCGTCGTTCGAGTCCGGGGAGCAGCTCTTGCTCCAGGAGCTGGCGGACCGGGCGGCGCTGGCGCTGGACGTGGCGCGGGCCTACGCGTCCGAGCGGCAGGCTCGGCAGGCGGCGGAGGTGGCGGCGGGGCGGCTGGCGCGGCTGCAGCACGTCACCGCGGAGCTGTCGGAGGCGCTCACCGCGTCGCGCGTGGCGGAGGTGGTGCTGGAGCAGGGGCTGGCGGTGGCGGACGCGAAGGCCGGGGCGCTGTGGGGCGTGGAGCCGGACGCGACGAGCGCCACGCTGCTGCGCTGCGCGGGCTGCACGCCGGACGCGGCGGAGCGGCTGAAGCGGCTGCCCCTGGAAGGGGACTCGCCGGTGGCGCGGGTGCTGCGCGAGTCGCGGCCGGTGTGGCTGATGGCGGAGGACGCGCTGTCGGGGTCGGAGCGGCCTGCGCCCTCTTCCGCGTGCCTGCCGCTGGTGGCGGACGGGCGGGCGCTGGGGGCGCTGGTGTTCACCTTCGGCCTGCCGCACGGGTTCGACGACGACGAGCGGGCCTTCCTCCAGCTGGTGGCGCACCACGCGGCGCAGGCGCTGGCGCGGGCGCGGCTGCTGGAGCGGGAGCAGCGCGCCCGGGCGGCGCTGCGCGAGGCGCACGGCACGCTGGAGGCCATCATCCAGGCGAGCCCCATGGCCATCATGCTGTTGGACCCGGACGGCACGGTGCGGCTGTGGAATCCGGCCGCGGAGCGGATGCTGGGGTGGACGGCGGAGGAGGTGATGGGGAAGGTGCTGCCGGCGGTGCCGCCGGAGCACTGGGAGGCGTTCCGCCACGGGCTGGAGCGCGCCACGCGGGGCACGGTGCTGGACGGAGCGCCCCTGGCGGCGCGGCGGCGCGACGGCGGCGCGGTGCAGGTGGCCATGTGGACCGGGCGCGTGCACCCGGCGAGCGGCCCGCCGCAGTGCCTGAGCGTGATGGTGGACGTCACCGAGCGCCAGCGCGGCGAGGCGGCGCAGCGCTTCCTGGCGGAGGCCGGCGGCGTGCTGGCGGGGAGCCTGGAGGAGGAGGAGACGCTGGAGCGCGTGGCGCACCTGGCGGTGCCGCAGTACGCGGAGGCCTGCGGCGTGTTCCTGGAGGACGAGTCCGGCGGCGTGCGCTGCGTGGCCACGGCGGGGGGCGGGGACGGAGAGGTGCCGCCCCCGGGGCTCGCGGTGGTGGCGCGGGTCATCCAGTCCGGGAGGCCGGAGACGCGCTCGGGGCTGTCGGAGAGGGACCCGACGAGCGCGCGCGCCGGCGGGACGTGCGCGTACCTGTGCGTGCCGCTGCGGGTGCGGGGGCACACCCTGGGGGCGCTGACGTTCGTCACGTCGAAGCGGGCGTACGACGCGCAGGACCTGGCGCTGGCGCAGGAGCTGGCGCGGCGGGCGGCGCTGGCGCTGGACAACGCGAGCCTCTACCGGGACGCGCGTCAGGCCATCCGCCTGCGCGAGGAGTTCCTGTCCATCGCGAGCCACGAGCTGAAGACGCCCATCAGCGCGCTGCAGCTCCAGGTGCAGAGCCTGCTGGCGGGGCTGGCGCGGTCGGGGGCGAGCTTCGACCTGGAGCGGCTCAAGCGCGGCCTGGAGCGGGTGGACCGGCAGGTGAAGCGCCAGACGCTGCTGGTGAACGACCTGCTGGACGTGTCGCGGCTGAGCGCGGGGAAGCTGGAGTTGGTGCTGCAGCCCATGGAGCTGGGGGCGCTGGTGCGGGAGGTGGCCGAGCGCTTCGAGCCGGAGTACGCGCGCTCGGGCACGCCGCTGGAGCTGGCGCTGGCGCCGGAGGTGCGCGGCCAGTGGGACCGGCTGCGGTTGGATCAGGTCTTCACCAACCTGTTCTCCAACGCGCTGAAGTACGGGCGGGGCAACCCGGTGCACGTGTCGCTGGACGTGGAGGGCGACCGGACGCGGCTGCGGGTGCGCGACGGCGGCATCGGCATCGCGAAGGAGCACCTGCCGCGCCTGTTCCACCGCTTCGAGCGCGCGGTGTCCGAGCGAAACTACGGCGGCTTCGGGCTGGGGCTGTGGATCGCCCGCCAGATTGTCGAGGCGATGGGCGGCCACATCGAGGTGGAGAGCGTGCTGGGCGAGGGCTCCACCTTCACCGTGGAGCTGCCGCGCGGCTAG
- a CDS encoding golvesin C-terminal-like domain-containing protein, with protein MSTFRNPLAAAAAALVLSACGPQAQQPSEAPPAETPSQPSTDTAGSALPRELDPLFAQAAQEFNVPAELLKAVSYAETRWQMVAGEAEFPGQQPAFGLMALRGADLEQGAALAGVTAEAARTDALSNLRAGAARLSQLATDAKVERGDLAAWAPVVAQLSGITNPEAQAEHVHRGVYAVLNQGAVALNQDGSVAASLEPVQVEAKFERPQVRAMAAGPDYGAAIWRPSPNYNTRPTNNTGDPSMIIIHTCEGSYSSCWSWLTNSASQVSAHYVVNESGSEVSQLVREASRAWHIGATYDCSLNGSKECWLNGVSANHFTIGIEHGGYASQTSFPAGQIDASAKLSCDIARDNAIIKDSYHIVAHGRLQPSSRTDPGPNWPWSTYISKINSYCGTSTPAGEIIIDSNSANNDASKAKFSTTGTWTDGYSAGYYGSGYYYAATEAISAPATFEFYLPTAQTRTVDAWWVEGANRSATAPFIAYNASGAEVGRVSVNQQTNGGKWVQLGTYSFSAGWNKVQLSRWTTPGYVVMADAVRVR; from the coding sequence ATGTCAACCTTCCGCAATCCCCTCGCGGCGGCGGCCGCCGCCCTGGTGCTGTCCGCGTGCGGCCCCCAGGCGCAGCAGCCCTCGGAGGCGCCCCCCGCCGAGACGCCGTCGCAGCCGTCGACGGACACGGCCGGCAGCGCGCTGCCGCGTGAGCTGGATCCGCTGTTCGCGCAGGCCGCGCAGGAGTTCAACGTCCCGGCGGAGCTGCTCAAGGCGGTCTCCTACGCGGAGACGCGCTGGCAGATGGTGGCCGGCGAGGCGGAGTTCCCCGGCCAGCAGCCCGCGTTCGGTCTGATGGCGCTGCGGGGCGCGGACCTGGAGCAGGGCGCGGCGCTGGCGGGCGTGACGGCGGAGGCGGCGCGCACGGACGCGCTGTCCAACCTGCGCGCGGGCGCGGCGCGGCTGTCCCAGCTGGCCACGGACGCGAAGGTGGAGCGCGGGGACCTGGCCGCGTGGGCGCCGGTGGTGGCCCAGCTGAGCGGCATCACCAACCCGGAGGCGCAGGCGGAGCACGTGCACCGCGGCGTGTACGCGGTCCTCAACCAGGGCGCGGTGGCGCTCAACCAGGACGGCTCGGTGGCCGCGTCGCTGGAGCCCGTGCAGGTGGAGGCGAAGTTCGAGCGTCCCCAGGTGCGCGCCATGGCGGCGGGGCCGGACTACGGCGCGGCCATCTGGCGCCCGTCGCCCAACTACAACACGCGCCCCACCAACAACACGGGCGACCCGTCGATGATCATCATCCACACCTGCGAGGGCAGCTACTCGTCCTGCTGGAGCTGGCTCACCAACAGCGCCTCGCAGGTGAGCGCGCACTACGTGGTGAACGAGAGCGGCAGCGAGGTCTCCCAGTTGGTGCGTGAGGCCAGCCGCGCGTGGCACATCGGCGCCACCTACGACTGCTCGCTCAACGGCAGCAAGGAGTGCTGGCTCAACGGCGTGTCGGCCAACCACTTCACCATCGGCATCGAGCACGGCGGCTACGCCAGCCAGACGTCCTTCCCGGCCGGGCAGATTGACGCGTCCGCGAAGCTGTCGTGCGACATCGCGCGCGACAACGCCATCATCAAGGACAGCTACCACATCGTGGCGCACGGCCGGTTGCAGCCGTCGAGCCGCACGGATCCGGGTCCCAACTGGCCGTGGTCCACGTACATCAGCAAGATCAACAGCTACTGCGGCACGTCCACGCCGGCCGGTGAGATCATCATCGACAGCAACAGCGCCAACAACGACGCGTCCAAGGCGAAGTTCTCGACGACGGGCACGTGGACGGACGGCTACAGCGCCGGCTACTACGGCAGCGGCTACTACTACGCGGCCACGGAGGCCATCTCCGCGCCGGCCACGTTCGAGTTCTACCTGCCCACCGCGCAGACGCGCACCGTCGACGCCTGGTGGGTCGAGGGCGCGAACCGCTCCGCCACGGCGCCGTTCATCGCCTACAACGCGTCGGGTGCCGAGGTGGGCCGCGTGTCCGTCAACCAGCAGACCAACGGCGGCAAGTGGGTGCAGCTGGGCACGTACAGCTTCAGCGCCGGCTGGAACAAGGTGCAGCTGAGCCGCTGGACGACCCCGGGCTACGTGGTCATGGCCGACGCCGTCCGGGTGCGCTGA